The DNA sequence gtgaAAGATGATCTtctgccgaataaatagatacctaacatgtcatggttTAATATTGTGCACACACTCgtggagtggcgacaaactacctaaagcggagttccacccaaaagtggaagctccgcttatctgttttttttgatcacttttattcctattacaaggaatgtaaatatcccttgtaatagaaataaggatgacaggtccactttattgggggatctgaggtcaaaaaaagaccccacatctttcatttaccttttaaaagcaaaaggaggaccggaagtgatgtcggaggtcgctccggtcctccaagggcatagagtgggggctatcttgccctcactcggcttcctgcTGGCCATTGGCCGCATCGGATCGGTTTTGAGCTTACGATGGCTCTGGGGAGCTCGGGAAGCGGCGGGAGGGCAACCTCTCTcgccacctataaaagtgatcccgtcGCAAATCCgccgctgggatcacttttatctcaAAGCCGACCGCCTAACAAAAGAAAAATACAGAGGTTATGGCAGCTAAGTGCTGCCATAACCCTGGATTTTTAACATCAATGTAATgacgtacatttacagttaggcggttggaaagtggttaatatacacttatagggatttttttttttttaatatgaaagacatacagtatgtagcaagatacattttggcctaaatgtatgaagaatgttttattggatatgttttataatggaaaaaagattttattttttttttctgtatttttttatttattaataaatgttAAACTTGAtcaaaagaccaccaaaagaaatatctatttgGGTGATATAAATTCATTTtgtgtacggtgttgcatgacagagcaattattattgttattattatacaggatttatatagcgccaacagtttacgcagcgctttacaatataaaaggagacaatacagttacaatacaataaaatacaagaggattaaagtggtgttccggccgaaattatactttttaaataaaaatacccctataatacacaagcttatgtattctagtaaagttagtctgcaaactaaggtctgttttgttagtttatagcagtagtttgtcattttataaacttgcagcaggctgtggccatcttaagtgtgggcatctgaagccagactgtatttcttcctggatctcatccttgcagatctcgcacatgctcagtgcagcacaagcagtgtaataggtttcaggccaggtttccaatgcaatggcagtgtcagaggaagttgccgccccttcccagaaggcattacaaacaggaaatgatgcgatgggccacggccagggaggaggaagtgaaaaatgaatacagcagatatacagtaggtgctgagaaaaaaaaataaaaaaatatccaatttgtttacagtacgCAGTttggtgagggatgctgaagagttgtaaaagtgggtggaactccactaatGGTAAGCTCattgctgaatagcaaaacatgccCTGGTCAtatagggggtaaaaccttctggaggtcaacaagtggttaaaaatgtatttgCCTGGCTGTCTGTGTCTCGAATGCTTTGGTCACATTTCcatgttacgtttttttttttttctcctccaggtcGCAGACATTAAGAGAGTGAACAACTTCCTGACGGAGCAGGACATGTACGCTGTAAAGACGATTAAAATCCCGGTGAAGGTGCATGGGATTTTTACAGAACATAACGAGGAACCCAACACACAAACCTCCAGGTCTGCAAATTCTCACGACGTTGTCGCCGAGGAATCCGATGATGGCGGCGATGGCTCTGAGGACCACAGGGACATAAGTCAGTACTTCCAGGAGATAGACCAGAACATCGAGGAAGCCACACAGTTCCAGGAACTGCTCGGGGAACCTTATGGCTCTGACTGTCTCCAGGTGACAAATTTACCGAGACAGAAAGACTCCTATCTGGGGGCCGACTGGGGTATCCGATGGTGGAACGCCGTTTTAGCCATGCTTTTAATTGGGATTGTTTTGCCAGTATTTTATATTATCTACAATGAAGAGAAACACTTTCACTCTGCCAATGGCACGGAGAGTCAGGTAACGCAAGTACACCTTTTGAGGGATAGACACCCCTGCAGGATATGCCGGGACCTCTGGACACTGGAGGACAGGATGCAGGACTCCCCCTTCTCATGTCACTTTATATCCTGATGGGAGCCCCCGGAGCAGGAAGCACAATATTATTCAGAGTTTCAGAGGGGCAGGGGTGTCTGcataaaaaccaccagccaccagtAAGCTCTTTGGACAAGAAACTTTTCATCagattaaaagagaaatatggacaGGCTTTTTTTCTTGGCTGTACGTCTCTTTTGggtcttactttttttttctcctacgaCCCAGAATTAGCCGATAGTTTGCGATTGCCTGGAGCAGAGAAGGATCCCGACAATACTGttaggatccacccagctgcctgattttGAAAGCTGGCTTCACCTTTTCAGAGAGTCAGCTGTGCCCCCCCTAGCCTGGTTCTCCAGTAAGGAGAGGAGAGCGGTGACTGCCTGGCGTTGGAGCCAGTTGTGCCCTCTCTTCTAGACTGGTGCTCCAGTAAGGAGGGGAGAGCACTGACTGACTGGCGTTGGAGCCAGTTGTGCCCTCTCTTCTAGACTGGTGCACCAGTAAGGAGAGGAGAGCGGTGACTGCCTGGCGTTGGAGCAAGTTGTGCCCTCTCTTCTAGCCTGGTGCTCCATTAAGGAGAGGAGAGCAGTGACTGACTGGCGTTGGAGGCAGTTGTGCCCTCTCTTCTAGCCTGGTGCTCCAGTAAGGAGAGGAGAGCGGTGACTGCCTGGCGTTGGAGCCAGTTGTGCCCTCTCTTCTAGACTGGTGCTCCagtaaggagaggagagcagtgACTGACTGGCGTTGGAGGCAGTTGTGCCCTCTCTTCTAGCCTGGTGCTCCATTAAGGAGAGGAGAGCAGTGACTGACTGGCGTTGGAGGCAGTTGTGCCCTCTCTTCTAGCCTGGTGCTCCATTAAGGAGAGGAGAGCAGTGACTGACTGGCGTTGGAGGCAGTTGTGCCCTCTCTTCTAGCCTGGTGCTCCAGTAAGGAGAGGAGAGCGGTGACTGACTGGCGTTGGAGGCAGTTGTGCCCTCTCTTCTAGCCTGGTGCTCCAGTAAGGAGAGGAGAGCGGTGACTGCCTGGCGTTGGAGCCAGTTGTGCCCTCTCTTCTAGACTGGTGCTCCagtaaggagaggagagcagtgACTGACTGGCGTTGGAGGCAGTTGTGCCCTCTCTTCTAGCCTGGTGCTCCAGTAAGGAGAGGAGAGCGGTGACTGACTGGTGTTGGTGCCAGTTGTGCCCTCTCTTCTAGCCTGGTGTTCCAGTGACCAACAGTCTCACCGCTCTTCACTCCACTCAGGCcaaaaactgagcgatcagcggtcatgtAATCCCTCAGTCTTGGGGCTCGTTCACACTTactttgctctctgaagagtgatccgtgttgtatcgcctcctcaccgcctgctttaaccccttgatacCTGCACATGGCTGTGGGGTGCGTACAAAgcggccccatttacttgaatagaTTGCGATTGGTGGGTGCTACATCCACTGAAAGCAACAGAGGGTACAATAATTCCTGCTGTGGCTGCAAAACACCATGGTCATGGCAGGTATACATCCCCGGCCTCTTCAGCCAGAGGGGGGTAGTGGCTGGGGATCGGTAAAAGTtgtggcttaaagtggaactttagtcagaaaataaagTCCTGCCAGATTTGGGTTGGCCgttttgcaggtatagttatgtaaaacattaacaaTAAGTGTCTGTACTgtctaaaatccagtaatacacagtctcaccctgctctgcacatgctcagttgctctctatttttcgtCACTgtcgaatttgtagaggccgatctgctgaccgCCTTAAAGCGCACTTAGACCCTCCTATCCTTTGCAGCcatggaagctgcttctgtttgatctgcaactgccatgatgctgcacatgtgatcagttacgacaccagccatttgatagtttggttgaggacacaagcaaatgtgacatttggcaatcctggcattccaggaatgtaacggtTATTTGAAACCATTAAAATtatggatttattattattattattattattattatacaggatttatagagcgccaacagtttacgcagcgctttacaacatgagggaagacagtacaattacaatacaaattaatacaggagggatcagagggccctgctcgttagagcctacaatctagaaggatagttccgctttatgatttactgctgctcaggggctctgaacttcagcaaaatggcggcctccagcaagaagaaacaggaacgaTGCTGGAGGGGATTTACAGCACAcaataattttggtagcataattattaatgtagaatgtatgttccttggtaaagaacattttttttatcaagttgttatgggtaaagttccactttaactacgaggttttatccccccccccccctcaacctcacgtgtgaatgagcccctagagCCAGCTGAAGTGtcacactgatgctgcagcatagaggtgaggatgtaggttttttttttttctttacaaacctCAAACTTTTCCTgtaaggtagaactataggcataactcctttttttttgttttttttttgtttttgttttttttccattttggagtaagggagggttataacccatgtcagtttcttttatttttttccccccatctgcATCCAATCCTGATCCTGGCCCATAGCCAAGATAGGAAGTGCGAAATAATGGAAAtacc is a window from the Aquarana catesbeiana isolate 2022-GZ linkage group LG03, ASM4218655v1, whole genome shotgun sequence genome containing:
- the LYSMD4 gene encoding LOW QUALITY PROTEIN: lysM and putative peptidoglycan-binding domain-containing protein 4 (The sequence of the model RefSeq protein was modified relative to this genomic sequence to represent the inferred CDS: inserted 1 base in 1 codon); its protein translation is MRLKGPSHSFHPPTGVHTSLEAHIYTFTNGAADLDSSSEEELDVMELRSRGGQLQRQSALREKVSDVVFLERTVTEEDSLIKLALQYGCKVADIKRVNNFLTEQDMYAVKTIKIPVKVHGIFTEHNEEPNTQTSRSANSHDVVAEESDDGGDGSEDHRDISQYFQEIDQNIEEATQFQELLGEPYGSDCLQVTNLPRQKDSYLGADWGIRWWNAVLAMLLIGIVLPVFYIIYNEEKHFHSANGTESQVTQVHLLRDRXPLQDMPGPLDTGGQDAGLPLLMSLYILMGAPGAGSTILFRVSEGQGCLHKNHQPPVSSLDKKLFIRLKEKYGQAFFLGCTSLLGLTFFFSYDPELADSLRLPGAEKDPDNTVRIHPAA